The Deinococcus sonorensis KR-87 genome includes a window with the following:
- a CDS encoding DUF1844 domain-containing protein, producing the protein MPNQDLVGLINSLQATAEAALGDLNASSALARRDGLDQTPDRARQTAERSLRLLTMLAEKTRGNLDLTEAELLGGAIAQLRERLAN; encoded by the coding sequence ATGCCGAATCAGGATCTCGTGGGGCTCATCAACTCCCTCCAGGCGACCGCCGAAGCTGCGCTGGGCGACCTGAACGCCTCGTCTGCCCTGGCCCGCCGCGACGGCCTGGACCAGACCCCGGACCGCGCCCGGCAGACCGCCGAGCGCAGCCTGCGCCTGTTGACCATGCTGGCCGAGAAGACCCGCGGCAACCTGGACCTCACCGAGGCCGAGCTGCTCGGCGGCGCCATCGCCCAGCTGCGCGAGCGGCTCGCCAACTAG
- a CDS encoding carbohydrate ABC transporter permease, whose protein sequence is MKTSDRTWSFVVLLPSVILLAIFVYGFIIQSGWFSLTDWGQDPVQALSAHPVLHFQGLANYRDLFTGFLDARFRQDLVSTIFFTVFFIAGCLILGLGMALLLDRNPRGEAVWRTIFLFPMSLSFIVTGTIWRWMLQPSGGLNVLPQAVGLPKGNFEWLSSGAAVLKFDWNRLPLLTAALVGLIMVYVAVRAQRDGARTRTLVAGICAVLLLGWALLIGPRLKLLPGVELHGFNLALVGIILAAVWQMSGYTMALYLAGLRGVPDELREAARVDGASEWGMYRSVIFPLLTPITLSATIILGHISLKIFDLVFAMAGPDNSATDVPALLMYVTSFRGNEFAKGAAIGMVLLILVAAVIIPYLVSQFRRAEA, encoded by the coding sequence ATGAAAACTTCAGATCGCACCTGGTCTTTCGTGGTGCTGTTGCCGAGCGTCATCCTGCTGGCAATCTTTGTCTACGGCTTCATCATTCAGTCCGGCTGGTTCTCGCTGACCGACTGGGGTCAGGACCCGGTGCAGGCGCTCAGCGCCCACCCGGTGCTGCACTTCCAGGGGCTGGCCAACTACCGCGACCTGTTCACCGGCTTCCTGGACGCCCGTTTCCGTCAGGACCTGGTGAGCACCATCTTTTTCACGGTGTTCTTTATCGCCGGGTGCCTGATCCTGGGCCTGGGCATGGCGCTGCTGCTGGACCGCAACCCGCGCGGCGAGGCGGTCTGGCGCACCATTTTCCTGTTCCCGATGAGCCTGTCCTTTATCGTGACCGGCACCATCTGGCGCTGGATGCTGCAGCCGTCGGGCGGCCTGAATGTGCTGCCGCAGGCGGTGGGGCTGCCGAAGGGCAACTTCGAGTGGCTATCCAGTGGCGCGGCGGTGCTGAAGTTCGACTGGAACCGCCTGCCGCTGCTCACCGCCGCCCTGGTGGGCCTGATCATGGTGTACGTGGCGGTGCGCGCCCAGCGCGACGGTGCGCGCACCCGCACCCTGGTGGCCGGCATCTGCGCGGTGCTGCTGCTCGGCTGGGCGCTGCTGATCGGGCCGCGACTGAAGCTGCTGCCGGGCGTGGAGCTGCACGGTTTCAACCTGGCGCTGGTCGGCATCATTCTGGCGGCGGTGTGGCAGATGAGCGGCTACACCATGGCGCTGTATCTGGCGGGCCTGCGCGGCGTGCCGGATGAGCTGCGCGAGGCGGCCCGGGTGGACGGCGCGTCCGAGTGGGGCATGTACCGCAGCGTGATCTTCCCGCTGCTGACCCCCATCACCCTGTCGGCCACCATCATCCTGGGGCATATCAGCCTCAAGATCTTCGATCTGGTGTTTGCGATGGCCGGCCCCGACAATAGCGCCACCGACGTGCCGGCGCTGCTGATGTACGTGACCAGCTTCCGCGGCAACGAATTTGCCAAGGGCGCGGCCATCGGCATGGTGCTGCTGATTCTGGTGGCGGCCGTGATCATCCCGTACCTGGTCTCGCAGTTCCGGAGGGCCGAAGCATGA
- a CDS encoding ROK family transcriptional regulator, whose protein sequence is MRYDILDMAAVRVQHSLVLLRLLWREDAPRIDLSRQVGLSRSAISSIVQELMEVGLVSEGERRVSERVGRRATMLSLHSRAAHLLAVDLGASHLKVALLDLRCTVLAQRECPHDVRQGPQATYPLIRRLAEEVLQASGVPEQGVAALGVGVPGPVDFRSGQVIRPPNMPGWDGEHVGAELGRLFDCPVLVDNDANLGALAEWKFGAHAGTPDLIYIKAATGIGSGVLLGGRLHRGVSGGAGEIGHISINEQGPLGRSGNPGSLESYAAAGVVLAKMRSRVGSHPGSCLTETSDMADLTRLSRQDPLARELWGEVGRHLGVAITTGLNLFNPSVVVIGGQMAAAGEPLITAVRQVVQERAMLVNRDAVKITQSSLGPSVGILGAAVMALETLLSPDGLPRLREVSRRQRAAGSGSRAPPAARPLSTIHSALSSPLLEEPL, encoded by the coding sequence ATGAGGTACGACATCCTCGACATGGCTGCCGTTCGCGTGCAGCACAGCCTGGTGCTGCTCCGCCTGCTCTGGCGGGAAGACGCGCCGCGCATCGACCTGTCGCGTCAGGTCGGGCTGTCGAGGAGTGCCATCAGCAGCATTGTTCAGGAGCTGATGGAGGTCGGGCTGGTCAGCGAGGGCGAGCGCCGTGTCAGTGAACGGGTGGGGCGCCGCGCCACCATGCTGTCGCTGCACAGCCGGGCCGCCCACCTGCTGGCAGTGGACCTGGGCGCCAGCCACCTGAAGGTGGCCCTGCTGGACCTGCGCTGCACGGTGCTGGCTCAGCGCGAGTGCCCGCATGACGTGCGCCAGGGGCCGCAGGCTACTTACCCGCTGATCCGGCGGCTGGCCGAGGAGGTGCTGCAGGCCTCCGGCGTTCCGGAACAGGGCGTGGCAGCCCTGGGCGTGGGCGTGCCCGGCCCGGTGGACTTCCGCAGCGGTCAGGTAATTCGCCCGCCGAACATGCCCGGCTGGGACGGCGAGCACGTGGGCGCTGAGCTGGGCCGTCTGTTTGACTGTCCGGTGCTGGTGGACAACGACGCCAACCTGGGCGCCCTGGCCGAATGGAAATTCGGCGCGCACGCCGGCACGCCGGACCTGATCTACATCAAGGCGGCCACCGGCATCGGATCCGGCGTGCTGCTGGGCGGCCGGCTGCACCGGGGCGTCAGCGGCGGCGCCGGCGAGATCGGGCACATCAGCATCAATGAGCAGGGTCCGCTGGGTCGCAGCGGTAACCCCGGTTCGCTGGAGAGCTACGCGGCGGCCGGCGTGGTGCTGGCCAAGATGCGCAGCCGGGTCGGCAGCCATCCCGGGTCCTGCCTCACCGAAACCAGCGACATGGCCGACCTGACCCGGCTCAGCCGGCAGGACCCGCTGGCCCGGGAGCTGTGGGGCGAGGTGGGCCGCCACCTGGGCGTGGCCATCACCACCGGCCTGAACCTGTTCAATCCGTCGGTGGTCGTGATCGGCGGCCAGATGGCGGCGGCCGGTGAGCCGCTGATCACGGCGGTGCGCCAGGTGGTGCAGGAGCGCGCCATGCTGGTCAACCGCGACGCCGTGAAGATCACCCAGTCGAGCCTGGGGCCCAGCGTCGGCATCCTGGGCGCGGCCGTGATGGCGCTCGAAACGTTGCTGTCGCCGGATGGCCTGCCCCGGCTGCGCGAGGTGAGCCGGCGACAGCGCGCCGCCGGCTCGGGTTCGCGCGCGCCACCGGCGGCCCGGCCGCTGTCGACCATCCATTCCGCCCTCTCATCCCCCTTGTTGGAGGAACCCCTATGA
- the lysS gene encoding lysine--tRNA ligase encodes MSDDALTPAVSPAAAPERELHEQTIARLNNQAAQTEAGFAPFPYNYPVTHRAAAVLQAHPGGEPEQRWDEQTYALAGRIMQLRHMGGAAFADLQDSSGTVQLYFGKKVTEAFAATKKIDLGDIIGVRGVPFTTRTGQTTLEVQSWQPLVKSLHPLPSKFHGLQDEELRARRRYVDLMVNPESREVYRTRSRMLRFIRQFLDSRDFMEVEGPTLQVVPGGTEARPFRTHHNALDHDFSLRISLELYLKRLLVGGFERVYEIGRNYRNEGIDRTHNPEFTMLEAYFAYGDYQDMMRLVETLLHDLVVELKGEPRLTYQGRELDFSLPFKRLDFVTALKEQAGLDFDPLDLTRLRQWSDEHHPEHRKTPDYKLLDKLGGEYVEPLLQQPTFLTDMPLAISPLVKVHRERAGLAERADLYVAGVELAPIYSELNDALDQRARFEAQSARREAGDDEAHQQDEDFLLALEYGMPPAAGMGMGMDRLAMLLTDRDSIRDVLLFPLLRPEAGQERTTSETDLS; translated from the coding sequence ATGTCTGATGATGCCCTGACCCCCGCCGTCTCGCCGGCCGCCGCGCCGGAGCGCGAGCTGCACGAGCAGACCATCGCGCGCCTGAACAACCAGGCGGCCCAGACCGAGGCGGGTTTCGCCCCGTTTCCCTACAACTACCCGGTGACGCACCGGGCCGCCGCTGTGCTGCAGGCGCACCCCGGCGGCGAACCGGAGCAGCGCTGGGACGAGCAGACCTACGCGCTGGCCGGCCGCATCATGCAGCTGCGCCACATGGGTGGGGCCGCCTTCGCCGACCTGCAGGACAGCAGCGGCACCGTGCAGCTGTATTTCGGCAAGAAGGTCACGGAGGCGTTCGCGGCCACCAAGAAGATTGACCTGGGTGACATCATCGGGGTGCGCGGCGTGCCCTTCACCACCCGCACCGGCCAGACCACCCTGGAGGTGCAGTCGTGGCAGCCGCTGGTCAAGAGCCTGCACCCGCTGCCCAGCAAGTTCCACGGCCTGCAGGACGAGGAGCTGCGCGCCCGCCGCCGCTACGTGGACCTGATGGTCAACCCCGAAAGCCGCGAGGTGTACCGCACCCGCTCGCGCATGCTGCGGTTCATCCGGCAGTTTCTGGACAGCCGCGACTTCATGGAGGTGGAGGGCCCCACCCTGCAGGTGGTGCCGGGCGGCACCGAGGCGCGGCCCTTCCGGACCCACCACAACGCCCTGGACCACGACTTCTCGCTGCGCATCAGCCTGGAGCTGTACCTCAAGCGGCTGCTGGTGGGCGGCTTTGAGCGCGTCTACGAGATCGGGCGCAACTACCGCAATGAGGGCATCGACCGCACCCACAACCCGGAATTCACCATGCTGGAGGCCTACTTCGCCTACGGTGACTACCAGGACATGATGCGGCTGGTCGAGACGCTGCTGCACGACCTGGTGGTGGAACTCAAGGGTGAGCCGCGCCTGACCTACCAGGGCCGCGAGCTGGACTTCTCGCTGCCGTTCAAGCGGCTGGACTTCGTGACCGCCCTGAAGGAGCAGGCGGGCCTGGATTTTGACCCGCTGGACCTGACCCGCCTGCGGCAGTGGAGCGACGAGCACCACCCGGAGCACCGCAAGACCCCGGACTACAAGCTGCTGGACAAGCTGGGCGGCGAGTACGTGGAGCCGCTGCTGCAGCAGCCGACCTTCCTGACCGACATGCCGCTGGCGATCAGCCCGCTGGTCAAGGTGCACCGTGAACGGGCCGGGCTGGCCGAACGCGCCGACCTGTATGTGGCCGGCGTGGAGCTGGCCCCGATCTACTCGGAGCTGAACGACGCCCTGGATCAGCGTGCCCGCTTCGAGGCGCAGAGCGCCCGCCGCGAGGCCGGCGACGACGAGGCGCACCAGCAGGACGAGGACTTCCTGCTGGCGCTGGAGTACGGCATGCCGCCCGCCGCCGGCATGGGCATGGGCATGGACCGGCTGGCCATGCTGCTCACCGACCGCGACAGCATCCGCGACGTGTTGTTGTTCCCCCTGCTGCGTCCAGAGGCGGGCCAGGAGCGCACGACCAGCGAAACCGACCTGTCCTGA
- the aat gene encoding leucyl/phenylalanyl-tRNA--protein transferase has product MPAAQHFLQHPDPLTREVARQYAQGAFLMDNGDGLQWYSVRRRALVPLDERLHVPRRLERLLPRFQLSVDVAFEAVLAGCRNREETWISDELAELYLHLHGTGLVHSFESWQDGELAGGVLGLSLGGAFIGESMFHHLTHGSNAALIGLSRHLRGQGYLLLDAQIQNPHLARFGTYEVSARAYQEQLTAALQVDTEL; this is encoded by the coding sequence CTGCCGGCCGCCCAGCACTTTCTGCAGCACCCGGACCCGCTGACCCGCGAGGTGGCCCGGCAGTACGCCCAGGGCGCCTTCCTGATGGACAACGGCGACGGCCTGCAGTGGTACTCGGTGCGGCGGCGCGCCCTGGTGCCGTTGGATGAACGGCTGCACGTGCCGCGCCGGCTGGAGCGCTTGCTGCCACGTTTCCAGCTGAGCGTGGACGTGGCGTTCGAGGCGGTGCTGGCCGGCTGCCGGAACCGTGAGGAAACCTGGATCAGCGACGAGTTGGCCGAGCTGTACCTTCACCTGCACGGCACCGGGCTGGTCCACAGCTTCGAGAGCTGGCAGGACGGGGAGCTGGCGGGCGGGGTGCTGGGCCTGAGCCTGGGCGGCGCCTTCATCGGCGAGAGCATGTTTCACCACCTCACGCACGGCAGCAACGCGGCCCTGATCGGGCTGTCGCGGCACCTGCGGGGGCAGGGCTACCTGCTGCTGGACGCCCAGATCCAGAACCCGCATCTGGCCCGCTTCGGTACCTACGAGGTGAGCGCCCGGGCCTATCAGGAGCAGCTGACAGCGGCGCTACAGGTGGACACCGAGCTGTAA
- a CDS encoding ABC transporter substrate-binding protein, which translates to MKAPKLVTLSVAVTAAALLASAQAAGKLEIFSWWSGDEGPALEALIKLYGQKYPGVNVDNATVTGGAGTNAKAVLKTRMLGGDPPDSFQAHAGQELTGTWVVADRMEDLSSLYKSEGWASKFPKAVIDLITYKGGIYSVPVNVHRSNVMWYVPANLKKWGVTAPTNWTQFLTTCQKLKAQGLAAPLVVGENWTQQHLWESVALGTLGAQGWRDLWAGKIKFTDPRAVAVWTMFGKVMDCANKDASSLSWQQATDRLLAGQAAFNVMGDWAAGYMTTTKKLKPGTGFAWSASPSTSGSFMMLADSFGLPKGAKDRAEALNWLKVLGSKEGQDTFNPLKGSIAARTDSDVSKYNVYSQSAAKDWHSKQIVGSMFHGAVAPESFTSNFGTIVDAFVSSHDAKAAANAAQQLATKARIGM; encoded by the coding sequence ATGAAGGCACCCAAGCTCGTTACCCTGTCTGTTGCCGTGACCGCCGCTGCCCTGCTGGCCAGCGCCCAGGCCGCCGGCAAACTCGAAATCTTCAGCTGGTGGAGCGGCGACGAAGGCCCGGCCCTGGAAGCCCTGATCAAGCTGTACGGTCAGAAGTACCCGGGCGTGAACGTGGACAACGCGACCGTCACCGGTGGCGCCGGTACCAACGCCAAGGCCGTGCTCAAGACCCGCATGCTCGGTGGCGATCCGCCGGACAGCTTCCAGGCGCACGCCGGCCAGGAGCTCACCGGCACCTGGGTGGTGGCCGACCGCATGGAGGACCTGAGCAGCCTCTACAAGAGCGAAGGCTGGGCCAGCAAGTTCCCCAAGGCCGTGATTGACCTGATCACCTACAAGGGTGGCATCTACAGCGTGCCGGTCAACGTGCACCGCAGCAACGTGATGTGGTACGTCCCGGCCAACCTGAAGAAGTGGGGCGTCACCGCTCCCACCAACTGGACCCAGTTCCTGACCACCTGCCAGAAGCTCAAGGCCCAGGGCCTCGCCGCGCCGCTGGTGGTGGGCGAGAACTGGACCCAGCAGCACCTGTGGGAGTCGGTGGCGCTCGGCACCCTGGGCGCCCAGGGCTGGCGTGACCTGTGGGCCGGCAAGATCAAGTTCACCGACCCGCGCGCCGTGGCCGTGTGGACCATGTTCGGCAAGGTCATGGACTGCGCCAACAAGGACGCCAGCAGCCTCAGCTGGCAGCAGGCCACCGACCGCCTGCTGGCCGGTCAGGCCGCCTTCAACGTGATGGGTGACTGGGCCGCCGGCTACATGACCACCACCAAGAAGCTCAAGCCCGGCACCGGCTTTGCCTGGAGCGCCAGCCCCAGCACCAGCGGCAGCTTCATGATGCTGGCCGACAGCTTCGGGCTGCCCAAGGGCGCCAAGGACCGCGCCGAGGCGCTGAACTGGCTGAAGGTGCTCGGCTCCAAGGAAGGCCAGGACACCTTCAACCCGCTCAAGGGCAGCATCGCCGCCCGCACCGACAGTGACGTGAGCAAGTACAACGTCTACAGCCAGAGCGCGGCCAAGGACTGGCACAGCAAGCAGATCGTGGGCAGCATGTTCCACGGCGCGGTGGCCCCGGAGAGCTTCACCAGCAACTTCGGCACCATCGTGGATGCGTTCGTGAGCAGCCACGACGCCAAGGCGGCCGCCAACGCCGCGCAGCAGCTGGCCACCAAGGCTCGCATCGGCATGTAA
- a CDS encoding LysM peptidoglycan-binding domain-containing M23 family metallopeptidase, with the protein MLHVSRLLLIAALLGTPAVQAQSGSGKAALVYVVQPGDTLYHIATTRGLDIEELRRVNQLSSDELSVGQTLRLPSGSATPSTPSTPAPARTPSSPSPAPSTVPAISDTQLAGVSIRVPARLSMGDAFVVRLSGNRAGQARVRFPSEVGEDVHKPAETLTPIGAAGEYLVLGRVVLGKTTPLVYEVQVGSELMRGSIPVTGLDQKIQHLNLPASLTDKLKDPYRQSEEAAVEKAYARRTPQAWSRPFSPPLSSSAISSSFGQPRTYMAGGPVAYHYGIDFPSKVGTPVHAVNDGTVVIAGKYPVRGWLVGIDHGAGLVSLYFHQSKIMVKVGQHVTRGQVVGVVGTTGLSNGPHLHLEMRVRGEGTRPTLYFGKLWP; encoded by the coding sequence ATGCTGCACGTTTCACGTTTGCTCCTGATCGCCGCCCTGCTAGGCACGCCTGCCGTCCAGGCCCAGTCCGGGTCCGGGAAGGCCGCCCTGGTCTATGTGGTGCAGCCGGGCGACACGCTCTATCACATCGCCACCACGCGCGGCCTGGACATCGAGGAACTGCGCCGGGTCAACCAGCTGAGCAGCGACGAGCTGAGCGTGGGCCAGACGCTGCGGCTGCCCTCCGGCAGCGCCACCCCGTCCACGCCCAGCACGCCGGCACCGGCCCGCACTCCGTCCAGCCCCTCCCCAGCCCCCAGCACCGTCCCGGCCATCTCGGACACCCAGCTGGCCGGGGTGAGCATCCGGGTGCCGGCCCGCCTCTCGATGGGCGACGCGTTCGTGGTGCGGCTGTCGGGCAACCGGGCGGGGCAGGCGCGGGTCCGCTTTCCCAGCGAGGTGGGCGAGGATGTCCATAAACCGGCCGAGACGCTCACCCCCATTGGCGCGGCAGGCGAGTACCTGGTGCTGGGACGGGTGGTGCTGGGCAAGACCACGCCGCTGGTGTACGAGGTGCAGGTCGGCTCGGAGCTGATGCGCGGAAGCATTCCCGTCACGGGCCTGGACCAGAAGATTCAGCACCTGAATTTGCCGGCGAGCCTCACCGACAAGCTCAAGGACCCGTACCGCCAGAGCGAGGAGGCGGCGGTCGAGAAGGCCTACGCCCGGCGTACCCCCCAAGCGTGGTCCCGGCCCTTCAGCCCGCCACTCAGCAGCAGCGCCATCAGCAGCAGCTTTGGGCAGCCGCGCACCTACATGGCGGGCGGGCCGGTGGCGTACCACTACGGCATCGACTTTCCCAGCAAGGTCGGCACCCCGGTCCACGCGGTCAACGACGGCACCGTGGTGATTGCCGGCAAGTATCCGGTGCGCGGGTGGCTGGTGGGCATCGACCACGGCGCCGGGCTGGTCAGCCTGTACTTCCACCAGAGCAAGATCATGGTCAAGGTGGGGCAGCACGTCACGCGCGGGCAGGTGGTGGGGGTGGTGGGCACCACCGGCCTGAGCAACGGTCCGCACCTGCATCTGGAGATGCGGGTGCGCGGCGAGGGCACCCGGCCCACCCTGTACTTCGGCAAACTGTGGCCGTAA
- a CDS encoding carbohydrate ABC transporter permease encodes MTAIPTPVTHTAAPRRGLGRPLMYVALVIISLFFLIPVYLLIVTALKTPDAIDLATTWALPGTWNWASFSQAWDKIGRNLGNSLFLAVVATLLSAMIGSVNGYALSKWKFRGADTLFALMLFGMFIPYQSVLIPLFQFVKSIGLYGSIWALILAHVVYGIPITTLIFRNFYADVPGALIEAATIDGAGFWSIYGKVIFPISIPGFVVVIIWQFTQVWNEFLFAATLTNTSSQPVTYALSQLAGGQAVSWNLPMAGAIMAAIPTLLVYILLGRYFVRGLLAGSVKG; translated from the coding sequence ATGACCGCCATTCCCACTCCCGTTACCCACACTGCCGCCCCCCGGCGCGGCCTGGGCCGCCCGCTGATGTACGTGGCGCTGGTGATCATCTCGCTGTTCTTCCTGATCCCGGTGTACCTGCTGATCGTCACGGCGCTCAAGACGCCGGACGCCATCGATCTGGCCACCACCTGGGCGCTGCCCGGCACCTGGAACTGGGCCAGCTTCTCCCAGGCCTGGGACAAGATCGGGCGCAACCTGGGCAACAGCCTGTTCCTGGCGGTGGTCGCCACCCTGCTGAGCGCCATGATCGGCAGTGTCAACGGCTACGCCCTGTCCAAGTGGAAGTTCCGGGGCGCCGATACGCTGTTCGCGCTGATGCTGTTCGGGATGTTCATTCCTTACCAGTCGGTGCTGATCCCGCTGTTCCAGTTCGTCAAGAGCATCGGGCTGTACGGCAGCATCTGGGCGCTGATCCTGGCGCACGTGGTGTACGGCATTCCTATCACCACCCTGATCTTCCGCAACTTCTACGCCGACGTGCCGGGCGCCCTCATCGAGGCGGCCACCATCGACGGCGCGGGCTTCTGGAGCATCTACGGCAAGGTGATCTTCCCGATCAGCATCCCCGGCTTCGTGGTGGTGATTATCTGGCAGTTCACACAGGTCTGGAACGAGTTCCTGTTCGCCGCCACCCTCACCAATACCAGCAGCCAGCCGGTCACCTACGCGCTGTCGCAGCTGGCGGGCGGTCAGGCGGTCAGCTGGAACCTCCCGATGGCCGGCGCCATCATGGCGGCCATTCCCACCCTGCTGGTCTACATCCTGCTGGGCCGCTACTTCGTGCGCGGCCTGCTGGCGGGCAGCGTCAAGGGCTGA
- a CDS encoding PaaI family thioesterase — MTLSTETLETVNARSEGHLPGLIGIVFTEMSPEVVRAELPLRPDLLAPNGFLHAATVVALADTACGYGCRMLLPKGATGFTTIELKSNFLGTALSGTIRCEARPVHLGRTTQVWDAEVWNDAGKRMALFRCTQAVLYGRGGGG, encoded by the coding sequence ATGACCCTGTCCACCGAAACCCTGGAGACCGTGAATGCCCGCAGCGAGGGCCATCTGCCCGGACTGATCGGCATCGTGTTCACCGAGATGAGCCCCGAGGTGGTGCGCGCCGAGCTGCCGCTGCGCCCCGACCTGCTGGCCCCCAACGGCTTTCTGCACGCCGCGACCGTGGTGGCCCTGGCCGACACCGCCTGCGGCTACGGCTGCCGGATGCTGCTGCCCAAAGGCGCCACCGGCTTCACCACCATCGAACTCAAGAGCAACTTCCTGGGCACCGCCCTGTCCGGCACCATCCGCTGCGAGGCGCGCCCGGTGCATCTGGGGCGCACCACCCAGGTCTGGGACGCTGAGGTCTGGAACGACGCTGGAAAGCGCATGGCCCTGTTCCGCTGCACCCAGGCGGTGCTGTACGGACGCGGCGGAGGCGGCTGA
- the proC gene encoding pyrroline-5-carboxylate reductase, with the protein MKLAIVGVGKLGLSLLEGILKRGVLSAQDIGLMDANEVRVAQLAEKFGVRTLRPGELARVSRVLISVQPRIFPEISEGLAQPNTGYISTMAGVSTTSLIRRLGTRRVVRVMPNLAATIGHAQTAITAPREAQDAGDLDFARSLFGSVGQVYELQEHLFNVFTGMSASGPAYMAVVAEALADGAVRMGLPRALAQELAARLMSASGELLLQRPHPAMLKDEVASPGGTTIAGLQALEHAGVRAGLIEAVVAATRRGNELGQDQTE; encoded by the coding sequence ATGAAGCTGGCCATCGTGGGTGTGGGCAAACTGGGACTGTCGCTGCTGGAAGGCATCCTGAAACGTGGAGTGCTGAGCGCCCAGGACATCGGCCTGATGGACGCCAACGAGGTGCGGGTGGCGCAGCTGGCGGAGAAGTTCGGGGTGCGGACCCTGCGGCCCGGCGAGCTGGCGCGGGTCAGCCGGGTGCTGATCAGCGTGCAGCCGCGCATCTTCCCGGAGATCAGCGAGGGACTGGCGCAGCCGAACACCGGCTACATCAGCACGATGGCGGGCGTCAGCACCACCTCCCTGATCCGGCGGCTGGGCACCCGGAGGGTGGTGCGGGTGATGCCGAACCTCGCCGCCACCATCGGGCATGCCCAGACGGCCATCACCGCGCCCCGGGAGGCGCAGGATGCCGGCGACCTGGACTTTGCCCGCAGCCTGTTCGGCTCGGTGGGGCAGGTGTACGAGCTGCAGGAGCACCTGTTCAATGTCTTTACCGGCATGAGCGCCAGCGGCCCGGCCTACATGGCGGTGGTGGCGGAAGCCCTGGCCGACGGCGCGGTGCGGATGGGGCTGCCGCGCGCCCTGGCGCAGGAGCTGGCCGCCCGACTGATGTCGGCCAGCGGTGAGCTGCTGCTGCAGCGGCCGCACCCCGCCATGCTCAAGGACGAGGTGGCCAGCCCCGGCGGCACCACCATCGCCGGGCTGCAGGCGCTGGAACATGCCGGCGTGCGGGCCGGGCTGATCGAGGCGGTGGTGGCCGCCACCCGGCGCGGCAACGAGCTGGGGCAGGATCAGACCGAGTGA
- the dtd gene encoding D-aminoacyl-tRNA deacylase: MRAVIQRVTQGRCEVDGQVTGQIGRGLVVLLGVGPNDTADTARQLAARMVRLRLFSDDAGRMNRSVQEVGGSVLSISQFTLYADTRRGNRPGFSGAGAPELARELYGVFNAALEQLGLDVQRGVFGADMQISLTNDGPVTLLLDTEGAT, from the coding sequence GTGCGCGCAGTCATTCAGCGCGTCACACAGGGCCGCTGTGAGGTGGACGGGCAGGTGACCGGCCAGATCGGACGGGGCCTGGTGGTGCTGCTGGGCGTGGGGCCGAACGACACCGCCGACACGGCCCGGCAGCTGGCGGCCCGGATGGTGCGGCTGCGGCTGTTTTCCGACGATGCCGGCCGCATGAACCGCTCGGTGCAGGAGGTGGGCGGCAGCGTGCTGAGCATCAGCCAGTTCACGCTGTACGCGGACACCCGGCGCGGCAACCGGCCCGGCTTCAGCGGCGCCGGAGCGCCCGAGCTGGCCCGCGAGCTGTACGGCGTGTTCAACGCTGCCCTGGAGCAGCTGGGGCTGGACGTGCAGCGGGGCGTCTTCGGGGCCGACATGCAGATCAGCCTGACCAACGACGGTCCGGTCACGCTGCTGCTGGACACCGAGGGGGCGACGTGA
- a CDS encoding SDR family NAD(P)-dependent oxidoreductase gives MATLILGATGGIGSALARSWPQEALWLGGRDEERVTQLAAPLQATPLTADFGYESQVRQLFAGLTLPLDTILYAAGAAYPEPLASTSAEHTRRIWNANYFGVLWTLKYGLPHLAPGGRVYVIGARPELVLARGFGQYAASKAAVATLLSVTRLEHRQLTLTLVLPPAVETPLWQQVGRAPRGAIAATQVAQAILQDRSGSGGPELRVE, from the coding sequence ATGGCAACCCTGATTCTTGGAGCGACCGGCGGCATCGGCTCGGCGCTGGCCCGCAGCTGGCCGCAGGAGGCGCTGTGGCTGGGCGGCCGCGACGAGGAGCGCGTCACCCAGCTGGCCGCGCCGCTGCAGGCCACCCCCCTCACCGCCGACTTCGGCTACGAGAGTCAGGTGCGCCAGCTGTTCGCCGGCCTGACGCTGCCGCTGGACACCATTCTGTACGCGGCGGGGGCCGCGTACCCCGAGCCGCTGGCCAGCACCAGCGCTGAACACACCCGGCGCATCTGGAACGCCAACTACTTCGGGGTGCTGTGGACGCTGAAGTACGGCCTGCCACATCTGGCTCCAGGCGGGCGCGTGTACGTGATCGGGGCGCGGCCGGAGCTGGTGCTGGCGCGCGGCTTCGGGCAGTACGCGGCCAGCAAGGCGGCGGTGGCCACCCTGCTGAGCGTGACCCGGCTGGAACATCGGCAGCTCACCCTGACGCTGGTGCTGCCGCCCGCGGTGGAAACGCCGCTGTGGCAGCAGGTGGGCCGCGCTCCCAGGGGCGCCATCGCGGCCACACAGGTGGCGCAGGCGATCCTGCAGGACCGCAGCGGCAGCGGCGGACCGGAACTGCGGGTGGAGTAA